From Kamptonema formosum PCC 6407, a single genomic window includes:
- a CDS encoding DUF5335 family protein, with amino-acid sequence MTNKIDINKSVPRERWGEFFDQFSDGNRGRHISIEVINSELGNAELIKNAPLMAMVYDRPGKGDDLVIEVGKDEVTYAHTIDSPTEILTGQE; translated from the coding sequence ATGACAAATAAAATTGACATAAACAAATCTGTGCCGCGCGAGCGATGGGGTGAATTTTTCGATCAGTTTTCAGATGGTAATCGCGGACGGCATATTTCCATCGAAGTCATCAATTCAGAACTCGGTAATGCAGAATTGATCAAGAATGCACCTTTGATGGCGATGGTTTACGATCGCCCTGGCAAAGGGGATGATTTGGTGATTGAAGTGGGTAAAGATGAGGTGACTTATGCTCACACGATCGATTCACCAACTGAAATTTTAACCGGACAGGAATAA
- a CDS encoding SDR family oxidoreductase: MSEIQNKVVIITGASSGLGEATAQRLGANGAKLMLAARREDRLKELVEAIAQSGGTATYRVTDVTDCAQVEALAKETLSTYGRIDVLINNAGLMPLSPLDQVKVEEWDRTIDVNIKGVLYGIAAVLPIMRQQKSGHIINVSSVAGHKVFPGSAVYCATKYAVRAISEGLRLESNGEIRSTNISPGAVATELTTTISDLDTAAKMKALYAIAIDADAIARAIAYAIEQPSDVDVNEIIIRPTRQEL, translated from the coding sequence ATGTCTGAAATTCAAAACAAAGTAGTAATTATCACCGGAGCCAGCAGTGGATTAGGTGAGGCGACAGCACAGCGACTTGGTGCTAATGGAGCCAAACTAATGCTAGCTGCCCGCCGCGAAGATCGGCTCAAAGAATTGGTTGAGGCGATCGCCCAATCGGGAGGAACTGCAACCTACCGGGTAACAGATGTCACAGATTGCGCCCAGGTGGAAGCCTTAGCAAAGGAAACTTTGAGTACCTACGGCCGGATCGACGTGCTAATCAATAATGCTGGCTTGATGCCACTCTCTCCCCTCGACCAAGTAAAGGTTGAAGAATGGGATCGGACGATCGATGTCAACATCAAGGGCGTTCTCTATGGGATTGCTGCCGTGTTGCCGATTATGCGTCAGCAAAAATCTGGTCACATCATTAACGTATCGTCTGTGGCCGGACATAAAGTGTTTCCGGGGTCAGCAGTCTACTGTGCTACTAAGTACGCAGTACGAGCGATCTCTGAAGGGTTGCGGCTAGAGTCAAACGGTGAAATCCGTTCGACGAATATCTCACCAGGAGCCGTTGCTACTGAATTGACGACCACGATTAGCGATCTAGATACAGCAGCGAAAATGAAGGCTCTTTATGCGATCGCCATTGATGCAGATGCCATTGCCCGCGCGATCGCCTACGCCATTGAACAGCCCAGTGATGTTGATGTCAATGAAATCATCATCCGTCCAACCCGTCAAGAACTGTAG